A region of Acidisarcina sp. DNA encodes the following proteins:
- a CDS encoding YtxH domain-containing protein, with translation MNTFKFWAVFAVGVAAGATVALIYAPQSGARTRKQLKRKLDDAADYVKGVGEDFGDRAGDAVSRGRDVVDDLVSSAQKAAQQAARRVTDFSL, from the coding sequence ATGAATACGTTCAAATTCTGGGCAGTCTTTGCAGTCGGTGTCGCTGCGGGCGCTACCGTGGCGCTCATCTATGCTCCGCAATCCGGAGCGAGAACCCGCAAGCAGTTGAAACGCAAGCTCGATGATGCCGCCGATTACGTGAAAGGCGTGGGAGAGGACTTCGGCGATCGGGCTGGCGACGCGGTGAGTCGCGGCAGAGATGTCGTAGATGACTTGGTAAGCTCTGCACAGAAGGCAGCGCAGCAAGCTGCCAGGCGGGTTACGGACTTCTCTTTGTAG
- a CDS encoding TolC family protein — MDKNRWLAVALLLLMPLSRGLGQETAPLRAPTVDASPAVLTLGEVIRRAQANDPAFATSVADHGVAALDRSIARAALLPSVVYHNQYIYTQPSSLSANTPSTAQSSTQANTPTTPRFIANNAAHEYVSQAQVNETFGLQGIAGFRKAGALSAQAAAQLEVARRGLIANVVNAYYTLLAADQKQKIATLAAAEAQHFLTLSQQLEAGREVAHADVVKASLQTQQRERDLADATLAAQKARLDLGVLLFPDPRTPYKLADDTDQPPPAPLREEVEAAASRNNPELKSAIAAAHAADQEVMLARAAYLPELSLNYSYGIDAPQFAVNGPDGVRNLGYSATATLDIPVWDWLATHDRVKQGELRRNAARTALNFTQRRLLAQLEEFYAEMRTSGDALVSLQKSVDTARESLRLTNLRYSAGEATALEVVDAQNAVILAETSRADGVVRYHLALASLQTLTGNMP; from the coding sequence TTGGACAAGAATCGCTGGCTTGCCGTGGCCCTTCTGCTCTTGATGCCGCTCTCGCGTGGCCTGGGACAAGAGACCGCTCCATTACGCGCCCCCACAGTCGATGCTTCACCGGCCGTCCTCACGCTTGGAGAAGTCATCCGCCGAGCCCAGGCGAATGATCCGGCGTTTGCTACCTCCGTTGCCGATCACGGCGTCGCAGCGCTGGACCGCTCGATAGCCCGCGCCGCGCTTCTCCCTTCGGTCGTCTATCACAATCAATACATCTATACCCAGCCGAGTTCCCTGTCCGCCAACACTCCATCCACGGCCCAGAGCAGCACTCAGGCCAACACGCCGACTACCCCCAGGTTCATCGCCAACAACGCTGCGCACGAGTACGTCAGCCAGGCACAGGTCAACGAAACCTTCGGTCTGCAGGGAATCGCAGGATTCCGGAAAGCTGGAGCTCTCTCTGCCCAGGCGGCAGCACAGTTGGAAGTTGCGCGGCGAGGATTGATTGCCAATGTTGTCAATGCGTACTACACGCTGCTGGCGGCAGATCAGAAGCAGAAGATCGCGACGTTAGCAGCCGCCGAGGCACAGCACTTCCTGACGCTGTCGCAACAACTGGAGGCAGGACGCGAAGTGGCGCACGCGGACGTGGTCAAGGCCAGCCTGCAGACGCAGCAGCGAGAGCGGGACCTCGCCGATGCCACGCTGGCTGCACAGAAGGCGCGCCTCGATCTTGGAGTGCTGCTCTTCCCCGATCCCCGCACTCCCTACAAACTGGCGGATGACACCGATCAGCCTCCGCCCGCGCCGCTCCGCGAAGAAGTGGAGGCTGCGGCCTCGCGAAACAATCCTGAACTGAAGAGCGCAATCGCAGCGGCTCACGCTGCCGATCAGGAGGTAATGCTCGCACGAGCCGCGTACCTGCCAGAGTTGTCGCTGAACTACAGTTATGGCATCGACGCTCCGCAATTCGCGGTAAATGGCCCTGACGGCGTTCGGAACCTTGGCTACTCCGCAACCGCGACTCTCGATATCCCGGTATGGGATTGGCTGGCAACCCATGACCGCGTCAAGCAGGGAGAGCTGCGGCGCAATGCGGCCAGGACCGCCCTCAACTTTACCCAGCGCCGGCTGCTGGCGCAGTTGGAGGAGTTCTACGCGGAGATGCGGACCTCGGGAGACGCCCTCGTCTCCCTGCAGAAGAGCGTAGATACCGCGCGGGAGAGCCTGCGGCTGACCAACCTGAGGTACAGCGCCGGCGAAGCTACCGCGCTTGAGGTCGTGGACGCGCAAAACGCCGTGATCCTTGCCGAGACTTCGCGTGCCGACGGCGTGGTTCGCTACCATCTGGCACTGGCAAGCCTGCAGACGCTAACCGGAAACATGCCGTGA
- a CDS encoding glycoside hydrolase family 28 protein, whose product MLSSDRRRFIGMVGAGVAGAAIDAASPQMTHAMPRQAPAGTASQHASFLNVRSFGAAGDGHAIDSTAVNAAIEAAEKSGGGTVFFPAGNYLCYSIRLRSNISLYLDQGAVLIAAEPPAAGQAGGYDLAEPRQPWEEYQDSGHNHWHDSLIWGENLHDISILGPGRIWGRGLSKGYGPGPVSGQPGVGNKAISLKLCHNVLLKDFQILQGGWFGILATGVDNLTIDGLTIDTNRDGMDIDCCRNVRVSNCSVNSPWDDAIVPKSSFALGYNRATENVSITNCYVTAAYELGSMLDGTWKRLDPAAKVFRTGRIKFGTESNGGFKNIVVSNCVFEGCQGLALESEDGALLEDMSITNITMRDINSAPIFLRLGSRLRGPKGTQVGALRRVLISNIVCSNAASQFGCIISGIPGHPIEDVTISNIYLQHRGGGTKAQAALNPPEKEAAYPDPEMFGDMPSQGFYIRHAKNIDISNVRIVAASLDERPAFVLQDVDGAEFFRIRSTEAASVPKFALKDVRNFSVLQTKGVKDTTFESATQETL is encoded by the coding sequence ATGTTGTCGAGTGACCGCAGAAGATTCATCGGTATGGTTGGAGCAGGGGTAGCAGGAGCGGCCATCGATGCCGCCAGCCCCCAGATGACTCACGCGATGCCTCGACAAGCTCCAGCAGGCACAGCTTCTCAGCATGCATCCTTCTTGAATGTGCGCAGCTTTGGCGCGGCAGGCGATGGCCATGCGATCGACTCCACCGCCGTCAACGCTGCGATTGAGGCTGCGGAGAAGAGTGGCGGCGGAACCGTCTTCTTCCCTGCAGGCAACTACCTCTGCTACTCGATTCGTCTGCGCAGCAATATTTCCTTGTATCTCGATCAGGGTGCGGTCCTCATCGCCGCGGAGCCTCCTGCTGCCGGGCAAGCCGGGGGATACGATCTCGCGGAACCTCGCCAGCCATGGGAGGAGTATCAGGATTCGGGCCACAATCACTGGCACGATAGCTTGATCTGGGGCGAGAATCTGCACGATATATCCATCCTCGGTCCCGGCAGAATCTGGGGCCGCGGTTTAAGCAAAGGCTACGGCCCTGGCCCGGTCTCAGGCCAGCCTGGAGTGGGCAACAAGGCCATCAGCCTGAAGCTTTGCCACAACGTACTGTTGAAGGATTTCCAGATTCTCCAGGGAGGGTGGTTCGGCATTCTGGCCACCGGCGTCGATAATCTCACCATCGATGGCCTCACCATCGATACCAATCGCGATGGAATGGACATCGATTGCTGCCGCAATGTGCGTGTCTCCAACTGTTCCGTTAACTCTCCCTGGGACGACGCCATCGTCCCCAAGAGCAGCTTTGCGCTGGGCTACAACCGGGCTACGGAAAACGTGTCAATTACAAATTGCTATGTAACCGCGGCTTATGAGTTGGGAAGCATGTTGGACGGCACATGGAAGCGCCTGGACCCGGCAGCTAAAGTTTTTCGTACCGGACGCATCAAGTTCGGAACCGAATCGAATGGCGGCTTCAAGAACATCGTCGTCTCCAACTGCGTCTTCGAAGGCTGCCAGGGGCTGGCACTGGAGAGCGAGGACGGTGCGCTGCTGGAAGATATGTCCATTACCAACATCACCATGCGCGACATCAACTCGGCTCCCATCTTCCTGCGTCTCGGCAGCAGGCTGCGCGGGCCAAAGGGCACACAGGTCGGCGCTCTGCGCAGAGTTCTCATCAGCAATATCGTCTGCTCCAATGCGGCTTCCCAGTTCGGCTGCATCATCAGCGGCATTCCCGGGCATCCGATTGAAGACGTAACCATCTCGAATATTTATTTGCAGCATCGCGGTGGAGGCACAAAGGCGCAGGCTGCGCTCAATCCGCCAGAGAAAGAAGCGGCCTATCCTGACCCCGAAATGTTTGGGGACATGCCCTCGCAAGGGTTCTACATTCGCCACGCAAAAAATATCGACATCTCAAACGTTCGCATCGTGGCGGCCTCGCTCGATGAGCGCCCGGCATTTGTGCTTCAGGACGTCGATGGAGCGGAGTTCTTCCGCATCCGCAGTACAGAGGCTGCGTCGGTACCGAAGTTCGCCCTCAAGGATGTTCGGAACTTCAGCGTTCTCCAGACGAAGGGTGTAAAAGACACGACCTTTGAGAGCGCAACGCAGGAAACCCTTTAG
- a CDS encoding altronate dehydratase, with the protein MSAIRKVLKLDPRDNVLVALTPLMAGEAVSFADKEYFPASAIPAKFKFVERDIPAGGEIVMYGVVVGRAREPIPAGGLLTTQNLQHDSGKHSLRSAAYKWNAPDVSRWAAQKFYGYRRTDGQVGTRNYWLVIPLVFCENRNVELLREAFEEELGYGKANPYRLQVRELIQRRNRFAGEMRQEAASSPLFPHLDGIKFLFHQGGCGGTREDARALCGLLAGYIHHPNVAGATVLSLGCQNAEVSILQEELQRRDPQSTKPVLIFDQQATGLESTMLTRAIEKTFGALEEANAVERSAAPLAALTLGLKCGGSDGFSGISANPAIGHTSDLLVALGGKTILSEFPELCGMEQNIIDRSVNEQVASRFVALMTSYAARAKAVHSGFDMNPSPGNIQDGLITDAMKSAGAARKSGTSPVMDVRDFPEYVTTAGLNLLCTPGNDVECVTAQVGAGANMVLFTTGLGTPTGNPIAPVIKVSTNKNLATRMSDIIDLDAGSILSGESTVEDIGAALLDTVLEVASGRQHTKAEMLGQNDFIPWKRGISL; encoded by the coding sequence ATGTCTGCAATTCGAAAGGTGCTGAAGTTAGATCCGCGTGACAACGTGCTGGTAGCACTGACTCCGCTGATGGCGGGCGAAGCTGTGAGTTTCGCAGACAAGGAATATTTTCCGGCATCCGCGATTCCGGCAAAGTTCAAGTTTGTTGAGCGCGACATACCTGCGGGTGGAGAGATTGTCATGTACGGCGTTGTGGTGGGTCGAGCGAGAGAGCCTATCCCCGCGGGAGGCTTGCTCACCACACAGAACCTGCAGCATGATTCCGGAAAACATTCGCTGCGGAGCGCAGCGTACAAGTGGAATGCGCCGGATGTGTCGCGATGGGCGGCGCAAAAGTTTTATGGATATCGGCGCACCGATGGCCAGGTAGGCACGCGGAATTACTGGCTGGTGATTCCCCTGGTATTTTGCGAGAACCGGAACGTCGAGTTGCTGCGCGAAGCCTTCGAAGAAGAGCTGGGCTATGGCAAGGCGAATCCTTATCGCCTGCAGGTGAGGGAACTGATTCAGCGCCGCAACCGCTTCGCCGGGGAGATGCGACAGGAGGCAGCATCGAGTCCTCTCTTTCCCCATCTGGATGGAATCAAATTTCTGTTTCACCAGGGAGGCTGTGGCGGGACGCGGGAAGATGCGCGTGCGTTGTGTGGCTTGCTGGCCGGATACATCCATCATCCCAATGTTGCAGGGGCAACGGTACTGAGCCTGGGTTGCCAGAACGCGGAGGTCTCCATCCTGCAGGAGGAACTGCAACGGCGCGACCCGCAATCCACAAAGCCGGTGTTGATCTTCGATCAACAGGCGACGGGCCTTGAATCGACGATGCTCACGCGCGCGATTGAGAAGACCTTCGGGGCACTGGAAGAGGCAAATGCCGTTGAGCGCTCAGCGGCCCCGCTCGCGGCTCTCACGCTTGGCCTGAAGTGTGGCGGGTCGGATGGCTTCTCCGGCATTTCTGCAAATCCTGCGATCGGACACACATCAGATCTGCTTGTGGCTCTTGGCGGAAAGACGATTCTTTCGGAGTTTCCGGAACTCTGTGGCATGGAGCAGAACATCATCGATCGCTCGGTGAATGAGCAGGTCGCGAGCCGTTTTGTTGCATTGATGACCAGCTACGCCGCACGTGCCAAGGCCGTACATTCCGGGTTCGACATGAATCCGTCGCCGGGAAATATTCAGGATGGGCTGATCACGGATGCGATGAAGTCCGCCGGGGCAGCACGCAAAAGCGGAACCTCTCCGGTCATGGATGTGCGGGATTTCCCCGAATATGTAACTACCGCTGGATTAAATCTTCTCTGCACCCCAGGCAATGATGTGGAGTGCGTGACGGCGCAGGTAGGTGCAGGCGCGAACATGGTTCTTTTCACAACCGGGCTTGGTACGCCGACCGGGAATCCAATTGCCCCGGTGATCAAGGTCTCGACCAACAAGAACCTGGCGACGCGCATGAGCGATATCATCGATCTGGATGCGGGAAGCATTCTCTCGGGAGAGAGCACGGTCGAAGATATCGGTGCTGCGCTGCTGGATACTGTGCTCGAAGTGGCCAGCGGACGCCAGCATACCAAGGCAGAAATGCTGGGGCAGAACGACTTCATCCCCTGGAAGCGCGGCATCTCGCTTTAA
- a CDS encoding pyridoxamine 5'-phosphate oxidase family protein: MLEETSQLDLVTTLLRTESTLALATADESGGASIAPLFYIADEALALYWISSGTTVHSRNLERDSRASITIYHSTEHWEEIRGVQMRGCAIPVRDEEHRESVIDLYVNRFHLEASFREAIAQSTLYKFCPEFLRYIDNAKGFGYKFELMPGSDAQGTPCK, encoded by the coding sequence ATGCTCGAGGAGACAAGCCAGCTCGATCTGGTAACGACTCTGCTGCGAACGGAAAGCACGCTGGCGCTTGCCACGGCGGATGAGTCTGGTGGCGCAAGCATCGCTCCGTTGTTCTACATCGCGGATGAAGCGCTTGCTCTCTACTGGATCTCGTCCGGCACAACCGTACACAGCAGGAATCTGGAGAGGGATTCCAGGGCCTCGATCACGATCTATCACTCGACCGAGCATTGGGAAGAGATTCGCGGCGTGCAGATGCGCGGCTGCGCCATTCCCGTGCGCGACGAGGAGCATAGGGAGTCGGTGATCGACTTGTACGTCAATCGTTTCCATTTAGAGGCGAGCTTTCGGGAAGCGATCGCGCAAAGCACTCTCTACAAATTTTGTCCTGAATTCCTGCGGTATATCGACAACGCAAAGGGATTTGGTTACAAGTTCGAACTGATGCCTGGCAGCGATGCACAGGGCACACCATGCAAATAA
- a CDS encoding tetratricopeptide repeat protein — protein MQSLVCRIQSAEFEIAYSFMPRSGEAQSSADTYTDPEENLGGMLHAMGWQSVLRSGQRKRTLRWRLSWPLGIVLSIPCIFFAPQGVAMANAQPSPTLDAGLLNIRTLISGGKYSNAEGALHEYLVQKPDSPEAHTLLAFVLFHEAKAQASLDEYTKSARLRTPTADDLRIVALDYVLLNDYEDASKWMAQSLAWKGSDPESWYEMGRIKYTQNRFQESIECFQKSLQLLPRSVKAENNLGLALEGLNRNDDAIAAYRQAIAWQENSDNPSEQPLINLAIVLVNRDQLAEALPLLVRAQVLAPKETKVHEQLGRLYLKQEQLDKARAEMETAVELSPGTAGLHFQLGQIYKRLGLTDKARAEFAKVGQLSGGHSSPDPKE, from the coding sequence TTGCAGAGTTTAGTCTGCAGGATTCAGTCTGCGGAGTTCGAGATTGCCTACAGCTTCATGCCTCGTAGTGGGGAGGCACAATCCTCAGCGGACACCTATACTGATCCAGAGGAAAATCTGGGCGGCATGCTGCATGCTATGGGGTGGCAATCGGTTTTGAGGTCAGGACAGAGGAAGCGTACTCTTCGGTGGCGGCTCTCATGGCCGCTCGGCATAGTTCTCTCCATTCCCTGCATCTTCTTTGCGCCGCAGGGCGTTGCCATGGCGAATGCGCAACCGTCGCCAACTTTAGATGCTGGCCTGCTGAACATCCGCACGCTTATTTCTGGCGGGAAGTATTCGAACGCAGAGGGAGCGTTACACGAATACCTGGTGCAGAAGCCGGATTCGCCAGAGGCGCACACGCTGCTCGCCTTTGTTCTGTTTCATGAGGCAAAGGCGCAAGCCTCCCTGGACGAGTACACCAAGTCAGCCAGGCTGCGCACGCCAACAGCGGATGACCTGAGGATTGTCGCCCTCGACTATGTACTGCTGAACGACTACGAGGACGCCTCCAAATGGATGGCGCAATCGCTGGCCTGGAAGGGAAGCGATCCCGAGTCGTGGTACGAAATGGGGCGCATCAAATACACGCAAAACCGTTTTCAGGAATCGATCGAATGCTTTCAGAAGTCGCTTCAATTATTGCCGCGCAGCGTGAAGGCAGAGAATAATCTTGGCTTGGCGCTGGAGGGTTTGAATCGTAACGACGATGCCATTGCTGCCTACCGTCAAGCGATTGCGTGGCAGGAGAACTCCGACAACCCCAGCGAACAACCCCTCATCAATCTTGCGATTGTTCTGGTGAATCGCGATCAACTGGCAGAAGCGCTGCCCTTGCTCGTACGGGCCCAGGTGCTCGCACCCAAAGAGACGAAGGTGCATGAGCAGCTGGGGCGTCTCTATCTCAAGCAGGAGCAGCTGGACAAGGCTCGTGCGGAGATGGAGACGGCGGTGGAGCTTTCTCCGGGCACGGCGGGACTGCACTTTCAACTGGGGCAGATCTATAAGAGATTGGGCTTAACCGATAAGGCTCGCGCGGAGTTTGCCAAGGTGGGGCAGCTTAGCGGCGGCCACTCCTCCCCTGATCCTAAGGAGTAA
- a CDS encoding DUF3309 family protein, which translates to MITILIVVLLLVLIGAFPSWPYSRNWGYYPSGGIGLILVIVVLLLLLHVI; encoded by the coding sequence ATGATAACGATTTTGATTGTCGTGCTGCTGCTGGTGCTGATCGGGGCCTTTCCATCATGGCCGTATAGCCGCAACTGGGGATATTACCCGAGTGGTGGAATTGGACTGATCCTGGTCATCGTGGTTCTGCTGTTACTCCTCCACGTCATCTAA
- a CDS encoding uracil-DNA glycosylase, translating into MAAKSRGTVNAAPRTLEELNQHIIACERCPRLREYCQHIAAVKKKAYRDWDYWGRPVPSFGDTRARVMILGLAPGAHGSNRTGRPFTGDGSGDFLYPVLYETGYASQPKATSRDDGMKLRDLWISATVRCAPPGNKPLPEEIANCSSYLDEEIALLSTLRVVVCLGQIAFHAYLKFLVRAGEIARRSAFTFSHGAEYVFPDGRWLLASYHPSLQNTNTGRLTRPMFAAIFNRARELSAK; encoded by the coding sequence ATGGCCGCAAAATCCCGGGGTACTGTCAACGCCGCTCCGCGCACATTGGAGGAGTTGAACCAGCACATTATCGCCTGCGAACGTTGCCCCCGCCTGCGTGAGTACTGCCAGCACATCGCCGCGGTAAAGAAGAAGGCCTACAGGGACTGGGACTATTGGGGACGTCCGGTTCCTTCGTTCGGAGACACGCGGGCGCGAGTGATGATTCTGGGCCTCGCGCCGGGGGCACATGGTTCCAACCGCACCGGCCGGCCCTTTACCGGGGATGGCTCAGGAGACTTCCTGTATCCGGTGCTCTATGAGACGGGCTATGCTTCGCAGCCGAAGGCTACATCCCGCGACGATGGAATGAAGCTGCGCGACCTCTGGATCAGCGCCACGGTTCGCTGCGCACCCCCTGGAAACAAGCCTTTGCCGGAAGAGATCGCCAATTGCTCCAGTTACCTGGACGAGGAGATTGCTCTGCTCTCCACACTGCGCGTAGTGGTTTGCCTGGGGCAAATCGCCTTCCATGCCTACCTGAAGTTTCTGGTTCGAGCCGGAGAGATTGCGCGGCGCTCCGCCTTCACCTTTTCGCATGGAGCCGAGTATGTGTTTCCCGATGGCAGGTGGCTCTTGGCCAGTTATCACCCCTCGCTGCAAAACACGAACACAGGCCGGTTGACACGGCCGATGTTCGCAGCAATCTTCAACCGGGCTCGAGAGTTATCCGCCAAGTGA
- a CDS encoding aldose 1-epimerase, producing the protein MSFIRTQIVVALAAATLFTVGCTQTPPPTKPATSPLALAEPMEMGGQKIVKLERKPTSNGTKPEFLSATILPGRGMNLYQIKASIPGKGEVEVFTSPSLAEAATILNGNEADENGNKSFSLGGAFLVPYPNRIRGPLSADGKTITTSWHGKTITLPANWKGKLPGAEPHAMHGLILADKTEDVQISPDGSTVTGVIHAGNFGGHWLSETDLNFSIVLKDDTVETTITAKNVGKEPEPMAIGWHPYFNLPSGDRKQARLHIPADVYAQVNNYDDVFPTGKLIPVKGTPYDFNAPDGKALDDQFLDDNFAHLKWANGQATVDVIDPAASYGIHIQGLSKEIKTIQVYAPKEKSFIAVEEQYNFGDPFSKVWKGMDTGMVTLKPGQSTSWKVRLQLFTPAK; encoded by the coding sequence ATGAGCTTCATCCGCACACAAATTGTTGTTGCCCTGGCAGCAGCCACCCTGTTCACCGTCGGCTGCACACAAACCCCACCTCCCACGAAACCGGCAACTTCTCCCCTTGCCCTCGCCGAGCCCATGGAGATGGGCGGCCAGAAGATCGTGAAGTTAGAGCGCAAGCCTACCTCGAATGGCACCAAGCCCGAATTTCTGAGTGCGACGATCCTGCCCGGACGAGGCATGAACCTCTACCAGATCAAGGCGAGCATCCCTGGCAAAGGAGAGGTCGAGGTCTTTACCTCGCCTTCCCTGGCGGAAGCTGCCACCATCCTGAACGGAAATGAAGCCGACGAAAATGGCAACAAGAGCTTCAGTCTTGGGGGAGCCTTTCTTGTCCCCTACCCCAACCGTATTCGCGGACCGCTCTCGGCAGACGGCAAGACGATAACCACCTCCTGGCACGGCAAGACAATCACTCTGCCTGCCAACTGGAAGGGCAAGCTCCCCGGTGCGGAGCCGCATGCCATGCATGGCCTGATCCTTGCCGACAAGACAGAGGACGTGCAGATCAGCCCGGATGGCTCCACTGTTACCGGCGTCATCCATGCCGGCAACTTTGGTGGGCACTGGCTCTCGGAGACGGATCTGAACTTCTCCATCGTGCTCAAAGACGATACGGTCGAGACCACCATCACGGCGAAGAACGTTGGCAAGGAGCCGGAGCCGATGGCCATTGGCTGGCATCCCTACTTCAACCTGCCCAGCGGAGACCGCAAGCAGGCTCGCCTGCATATTCCCGCCGACGTTTATGCACAGGTCAACAACTACGACGACGTCTTTCCTACCGGAAAGCTGATCCCCGTCAAAGGCACTCCCTATGACTTCAACGCCCCCGACGGCAAAGCTCTGGATGATCAGTTTCTCGACGACAACTTTGCTCATCTGAAGTGGGCCAACGGTCAGGCGACTGTGGATGTTATCGATCCGGCTGCCAGCTATGGCATCCACATTCAAGGGCTCTCGAAAGAGATCAAGACCATCCAGGTCTATGCACCGAAGGAGAAATCCTTCATCGCGGTCGAGGAGCAGTACAACTTCGGCGACCCGTTCAGCAAGGTCTGGAAGGGAATGGACACCGGCATGGTTACACTTAAGCCCGGCCAATCCACCAGTTGGAAGGTTCGCCTGCAACTCTTCACTCCGGCGAAGTAA
- the tig gene encoding trigger factor: protein MSSTETLDTTPNPEPTPNAEAEHQAAHSHEGHEHEGHDHQHSHGPVLNPDCTREVDIEVPADEVSKTFRSVTKRYQKMARIPGFRAGKVPESLIRTRFADQIRQDVMEALVPDRFRAIVEKEKFQPVSQPQVTSLTVVDGEPIHCKAAFEVLPTFSVEGYQDVKIAKPETELTEEEYQTELERLRDSRATMEPVSEDRALVDGDWTQISFHGDFKPAGDEQPATPAEPVKGEDVVIEVGGKNTLPSFNDALRGAKPGQELKFEVTYPEDFGEQNLAGKTVAYDVEVKAIKKRILPELNDDFAKELGEYETWDAFAEKFREHMANEKRRRLEAEAKDKMIEALIAKFDFPVPETLIQQQVDARLDRGLRALAQQGMRAEDMRKLDFNRLREAQHDSARNEVKGSMVLDRIADEEKIEVTPEDVEQELQILSLQTREPVESLRTRLTEDGSLARIREQLRREKTGNTLYDRLVS from the coding sequence TTGAGCTCAACTGAAACTCTCGATACAACACCAAATCCCGAACCTACCCCCAATGCTGAAGCGGAGCACCAGGCTGCTCACTCTCATGAGGGTCACGAGCACGAAGGCCATGACCACCAGCACTCGCATGGTCCGGTGCTCAACCCCGATTGCACCCGCGAAGTCGATATCGAAGTCCCCGCGGACGAAGTCAGCAAGACCTTCCGCAGCGTGACCAAGCGCTATCAGAAGATGGCACGCATCCCCGGCTTTCGCGCCGGCAAGGTTCCGGAGTCGCTGATTCGCACCCGCTTTGCCGATCAGATCCGGCAGGACGTCATGGAAGCCCTGGTACCGGATCGCTTCCGCGCAATCGTCGAGAAGGAAAAATTTCAGCCCGTCTCGCAGCCGCAGGTTACCTCGCTAACCGTGGTCGATGGCGAGCCCATCCACTGCAAGGCTGCTTTTGAGGTATTGCCAACCTTCTCCGTCGAGGGCTATCAGGATGTGAAGATTGCCAAGCCGGAGACGGAGTTGACCGAAGAGGAGTATCAGACGGAGCTCGAGCGGCTGCGTGACTCACGCGCCACCATGGAACCGGTATCCGAGGACCGCGCCCTGGTCGATGGCGATTGGACCCAGATCTCCTTCCACGGAGACTTCAAGCCGGCGGGCGATGAACAGCCTGCAACCCCGGCCGAGCCGGTCAAGGGCGAGGACGTCGTAATTGAGGTTGGCGGCAAGAATACGCTTCCGTCCTTCAACGACGCGCTCCGCGGAGCCAAGCCCGGACAGGAGCTGAAGTTCGAGGTTACCTACCCCGAGGACTTCGGAGAGCAGAACCTGGCGGGCAAGACCGTTGCCTACGACGTCGAGGTGAAGGCAATCAAGAAGCGGATTCTCCCCGAGTTGAATGATGATTTCGCCAAGGAACTCGGCGAGTATGAGACCTGGGATGCCTTCGCCGAGAAGTTCCGCGAGCACATGGCAAATGAGAAGCGTCGCCGCCTGGAAGCCGAAGCGAAGGACAAGATGATCGAAGCGCTCATCGCCAAATTCGACTTTCCGGTTCCCGAGACCCTCATCCAGCAGCAGGTGGACGCGCGGCTCGATCGTGGTCTTCGCGCCCTTGCCCAGCAGGGAATGCGCGCCGAGGACATGCGCAAGCTTGACTTCAACCGCCTGCGGGAGGCTCAGCATGACTCCGCCCGCAACGAGGTCAAGGGCTCAATGGTCCTGGATCGCATTGCGGACGAAGAAAAGATTGAGGTTACCCCCGAAGATGTCGAGCAGGAGTTGCAGATCCTCTCCTTGCAGACGCGCGAACCCGTGGAAAGCCTGCGCACGCGTTTGACGGAAGACGGCAGCCTCGCTAGAATCCGGGAACAACTACGAAGAGAAAAGACAGGAAACACACTCTACGACAGGTTGGTGTCTTAG
- the clpP gene encoding ATP-dependent Clp endopeptidase proteolytic subunit ClpP produces MALVPMVIEQTSRGERAYDIYSRLLRDNIIFLGTPIDDQVANLIIAQMLFLSGEDPEKDLQLYINSPGGSITAGLAIYDTMQFIKNDVVTYCIGQAASMGAFLLMSGTQGKRFALPNSRILIHQPSMGGLSGQATDIDIHAREILRIREITNRLMSKHTGQSLERIERDVERDFIMNAPQAKEYGIIDEIIDRPRT; encoded by the coding sequence ATGGCATTAGTCCCCATGGTGATTGAGCAGACGAGCCGAGGCGAACGCGCCTACGACATTTACTCCCGCCTGCTCCGCGATAACATCATTTTTCTGGGCACCCCGATTGACGATCAGGTCGCCAATCTCATCATTGCTCAAATGCTGTTTCTCTCCGGCGAAGATCCGGAAAAGGATCTTCAGCTCTACATCAACTCGCCAGGCGGATCCATCACGGCGGGCCTGGCGATTTACGATACCATGCAGTTCATCAAGAACGACGTTGTGACCTACTGCATCGGTCAGGCGGCCAGCATGGGAGCCTTCCTGTTGATGTCGGGAACGCAGGGAAAGCGCTTTGCTCTCCCTAATTCCCGCATCCTGATCCACCAGCCCTCGATGGGAGGACTCTCCGGTCAGGCGACAGACATCGATATCCATGCTCGCGAGATTCTTCGCATTCGCGAAATCACCAACCGCCTGATGTCCAAGCACACCGGGCAATCGCTCGAAAGAATTGAACGGGACGTGGAGCGCGATTTCATCATGAATGCCCCGCAAGCCAAGGAATACGGCATCATCGACGAAATCATCGACCGGCCCCGCACCTGA